A segment of the Methanobacterium sp. Maddingley MBC34 genome:
TCACAAGTACAAGGAAGATAATTACCTCATCAATCTCATAGACACACCAGGTCACGTGGACTTTGGAGGAGACGTAACCCGTGCCATGAGAGCAGTGGACGGAGCAGTGGTAGTGGTATGTGCAGTGGAAGGAATCATGCCCCAGACCGAGACTGTACTGCGTCAGGCCCTAAAAGAAAACGTACGACCAGTACTTTTCATAAACAAAGTGGACCGTTTAATCAACGAACTCAAACTGGACTCAGAAGAACTCCAGCAGAGATTCGTTAAGATCATAGCCAGCGCCAACAAGTTAATCAGTAACATGGCCCCTGAAGAACTTAAAAAGCAATGGCTGGTTAAGGTGGAAGACGGAAGCGTAGCCTTTGGATCCGCCTACCACAACTGGGCCATTAACGTGGACATCATGCAGAAAACCGGGATAAACTTCAATGACATCCTGGACTACTGTAACGAAGAAAGACAGAAAGAATTAGCCGAAAAAGTACCCCTCTCCGATGTATTACTGGGAATGGTGGTAGAACACTTACCAAGCCCCGACATATCACAGGCTTACAGGGTGCCCAGTATCTGGTCCGGAGACATTGAAAGTGAGGAAGGACAGGGTATGATCAACACCGACCCTGACGGACCACTAGCAGTGATGGTAACCGACGTGAGTATTGATAAACACGCTGGTGAAATTGCCACTGGACGAGTATACGGTGGAACACTGGAAAAGGGAACTGAAATCTTCTTCGTAGGTTCACACGGAAAAGCACGAACCCAGCAAGTGGGAGTGTACTTCGGACCGGAACGAGTGAACACCGACCGGGTCCCAGCAGGTAACATCGTGGCCATAACCGGAGCACGTAACGCTATGGCTGGAGAAACCATCTGTGACATTGACCGGAAGATAGAAGCATTCGAAGGCTTAGAACACATCTCCGAACCAGTGGTTACAGTTGCTGTTGAGGCTAAAAACACCAAAGACTTACCTAAACTGATTGAAGTACTACGGCAGGTTGGGAAAGAAGACCCCACTGTTAAGATGAAGATCAACGAAGAAACCGGTGAGCACCTGGTGGCAGGAATGGGTGAACTCCACCTGGAGATCATCACTTACCGTATCAATGAGAAAGGTGTGGAGATTGAAACCTCCGAGCCCATTGTGGTGTACCGGGAAACCATTGCCGGCACAGCCGGACCAGTGGAAGGAAAATCACCCAACAAACACAACCGTTTCTACCTAGAAATCGAGCCACTGGATGAAGCCCTTTACCAGGCCATAGTTGAAGGAGACATCAAAGAAGGCCGAGTTAAAGGTAAAGAATTAATACCCAAATTCCAGGAAT
Coding sequences within it:
- a CDS encoding translation elongation factor aEF-2 (PFAM: Elongation factor Tu domain 2; Elongation factor G C-terminus; Elongation factor Tu GTP binding domain; Elongation factor G, domain IV~TIGRFAM: translation elongation factor aEF-2; small GTP-binding protein domain) codes for the protein MISKIKELMYEPVYIRNIGIVAHIDHGKTTLSDNLLAGAGMISSELAGDQRFLDFDEQEQARGITIDAANVSMVHKYKEDNYLINLIDTPGHVDFGGDVTRAMRAVDGAVVVVCAVEGIMPQTETVLRQALKENVRPVLFINKVDRLINELKLDSEELQQRFVKIIASANKLISNMAPEELKKQWLVKVEDGSVAFGSAYHNWAINVDIMQKTGINFNDILDYCNEERQKELAEKVPLSDVLLGMVVEHLPSPDISQAYRVPSIWSGDIESEEGQGMINTDPDGPLAVMVTDVSIDKHAGEIATGRVYGGTLEKGTEIFFVGSHGKARTQQVGVYFGPERVNTDRVPAGNIVAITGARNAMAGETICDIDRKIEAFEGLEHISEPVVTVAVEAKNTKDLPKLIEVLRQVGKEDPTVKMKINEETGEHLVAGMGELHLEIITYRINEKGVEIETSEPIVVYRETIAGTAGPVEGKSPNKHNRFYLEIEPLDEALYQAIVEGDIKEGRVKGKELIPKFQEYGLPKDQARKVWDVYDKSIFVNMTRGIQYLDEIKELLLEGFESAMDDGPIAKERVMGIKIKLIDAKIHEDAVHRGPAQVLPAIRKAVYGAIMLAEPALLEPIQKVFINTPQDYMGSATREIQNRRGQIVDMSQEGDMSTVESKVPVAELFGFAGDIRSATEGRCLWSTESAGFERLPRELQNTIIREIRQRKGLSDQPYGPDHYLG